In the genome of Grus americana isolate bGruAme1 chromosome 16, bGruAme1.mat, whole genome shotgun sequence, one region contains:
- the TCHP gene encoding trichoplein keratin filament-binding protein, which yields MAPGGGAGRRVMALWWAARGRAPERWAAERRRELEARSRQQWERASRSFARAAICCSKQARWSAPRAPPPSPAAVRREAEEAAARLEQRRARLRRLLGEEREALAAELRELRRGRGPEAVGMRQRSEELRAGREERRRKVAEQLLYEHWKKNNAELREVESELHRKHVLEAWGDQLMQKTKQEAAELEEKKRYENEYEVARREALERMRQEEEKRQLEEKEQAEMLLQQIEELKLQETEAKKLKKEQENLLKQQWELENLEEERKQMEEQRKKRELGRFLRHQCNAQLKRRAQQIQEELETDRQILLALLEKEDEDQRRQSARRERAVADVAWMKHVIEEQLQLEKEREAELQTIFREEAKKMWEKREEEWEREKAARDRLMNEVLAGRQRQIQEKMELNRRAQEESIKYREQLIKDLEEAKELTRREKEQEEELKAAHRQELEAQLTERRLRDQEEQQRQREEEEEARSARQRCEELVRQEARRMAEQGYRSRLYSSPKAAWT from the exons ATGGCGCCTGGCGGCGGTGCCGGACGGCGGGTGATGGCGCTGTGGtgggcggcgcggggccgggccccgGAGCGCTGGGccgcggagcggcggcgggagctGGAGGCACGCAGCCGGCAGCAGTGGGAGCGGGCCAGCCGCTCCTTCGCCCGGGCCGCCATTTGCTGCTCCAAGCAGGCGCGGTGGAGCGCGCCACGGGCCCCCCCGCCCAG CCCGGCGGCGGTGCGGCGGGAggcggaggaggcggcggcgcggcTGGAGCAGCGGCGGGCACGGCTGCGGCGGCTGCTCGGCGAGGAGCGGGAGGCGCTGGCGGCGGAGCTGCGGGAgctgcggcggggccgcgggccGGAGGCCGTGGGGATGCGGCAGCGGAGCGAGGAGCTGCGAGCCGGCCGGGAGGAGCggaggaggaag GTGGCGGAGCAGCTGCTGTACGAGCACTGGAAGAAGAACAACGCTGAGCTCCGTGAG GTGGAGTCGGAGCTGCACAGGAAGCACGTGCTGGAGGCTTGGGGTGATCAGCTAATGCAAAAAACCAAG CAAGAAGCAGCTGAACTTGAAGAGAAAAAACGTTATGAAAACGAGTATGAAGTTGCACGAAGGGAAGCACTGGAAAGAATGagacaagaggaagagaagcgtcagctggaagagaaggagCAAGCGGAGATGTTGCTTCAACAAATAGAAGAACTAAAATTACAGGAGACAGAG gcaaaaaagctgaaaaaagaacaagagaatTTATTAAAGCAGCAGTGGGAGCTGGAGAacttggaagaagaaaggaaacaaatggaAGAGCAGCGGAAGAAGAGAGAGCTTGG tcgCTTTTTGAGGCATCAGTGTAATGCCCAGTTAAAGAGACGAGCCCAGCAGATACAAGAGGAGCTG GAGACGGACAGGCAAATCTTATTAGCCCTCCTGGAGAAAGAAGATGAGGATCAGCGCCGCCAGTCCGCGCGACGAGAACGAGCTGTTGCAGATGTTGCCTGGATGAAACATGTCATTGAGGAACAGCTCCAGTtagaaaaggagagggaggcagagctgcagactATTTTTAG agaagaagctaaaaaaatgtgggagaagagggaagaagaatgggaaagggagaaggcGGCCAGAGATCGCCTGATGAATGAG GTccttgcaggcaggcagcgccAGATCCAAGAGAAGATGGAGTTGAACAGGCGGGCCCAAGAAGAGTCTATAAAGTATCGAGAGCAGCTGATTAAAGACCTTGAAGAAGCAAAAGAACTGACTAGGCgagagaaggagcaggaggaggaactgaAGGCAGCccacaggcaggagctggaagcaCAG CTGACAGAACGCCGCTTGCGAGaccaggaggagcagcagcgccagagggaggaggaagaagaggcgCGATCAGCCCGGCAGCGCTGCGAGGAGCTGGTGCGGCAGGAGGCCAGGCGCATGGCTGAACAGGGCTATCGCAGCAGG CTCTACAGTTCCCCAAAAGCAGCATGGACCTGA
- the GLTP gene encoding glycolipid transfer protein, whose translation MALLLEHEFKPLPADKQIETLPFLEAVAHLPPFFDCLGTPIVYAPVKADLTGNIKKIRAVYDSNPAKFKTLQNILEVEKEMYGSAWPKTGATLALMWLKRGLKFMLVLLQSISDGERDEEHPNLIRVNAMKAYEIALKKYHGWMLQKLFTGSVYALPYKSDLLKALEKGKEVKEEETIEKIHQFLLRVTPILDAIYEMYTKMNAELSYKV comes from the exons atggcgctgctgctggagcacgAGTTCAAGCCTCTGCCGGCCGACAAGCAAATCGAGACGCTCCCTTTCCTGGAGGCCGTCGCGCACCTGCCGCCCTTCTTCG ATTGCCTGGGGACTCCTATCGTCTACGCGCCAGTCAAAGCAGACCTGACTGGAAATATCAAG AAAATCCGGGCGGTTTATGACTCCAACCCCGCCAAGTTCAAAACACTACAGAACATCCTGGAGGTGGAGAAGGAGATGTACGGCTCAGCCTGGCCCAAGACGGGCGCGACGCTGGCACTGATGTGGTTGAAAAG GGGCCTGAAGTTCATGCTGGTGTTGCTGCAGAGCATCTCTGACGGTGAGCGGGACGAGGAGCATCCGAACCTCATCCGGGTGAACGCCATGAAGGCTTACGAGATCGCGCTGAAGAAATACCACGGCTGGATGCTGCAGAAGCTCTTCACG GGCTCGGTCTACGCTCTTCCGTACAAATCGGATTTGCTTAAGGCATTAGAGAAGGGTAAAGAAGTCAAAGAGGAAGAGACCATAGAGAAGATTCATCAGTTTCTCTTGAGGGTTACCCCCATCCTGGATGCAATTTATGAGATGTACACAAAGATGAACGCCGAGCTGAGCTACAAAGTCTAA